The following proteins are co-located in the Primulina tabacum isolate GXHZ01 chromosome 11, ASM2559414v2, whole genome shotgun sequence genome:
- the LOC142518230 gene encoding early nodulin-like protein 9: MARFNIIYFLGIFNVLLLIKEGDAFEFKVGGSKGTWAVPVDPNSSEYNKWAERNRFQVGDSLLFVYVADQDSVLQVTKDDYTNCKTASPIAKYNDGNTVIKFNQSGPHYFISGVDDNCHKNEKLVVVVMADRSKHSSAPVVEMSPPSPAPSGEESPSPPSEAPSQEASPPNNGVSSIVHGVVGTIGVALLGSSLVLAL, translated from the exons ATGGCCCGATTTAACATCATCTATTTCTTGGGGATTTTCAATGTTCTATTGTTGATCAAGGAAGGTGATGCATTTGAATTTAAAGTTGGTGGCTCCAAAGGTACTTGGGCAGTTCCCGTTGATCCTAATTCTTCCGAGTACAATAAATGGGCCGAAAGAAATCGATTTCAAGTTGGGGACTCCTTGT TATTTGTGTATGTTGCTGATCAAGATTCCGTTCTGCAAGTAACCAAGGATGATTACACAAACTGCAAAACTGCATCGCCTATTGCAAAATACAATGATGGGAACACCGTGATCAAGTTCAATCAGTCAGGACCCCATTATTTCATCAGTGGGGTGGATGATAATTGCCACAAGAATGAGAAGTTGGTGGTGGTTGTCATGGCGGATAGAAGCAAACATTCTTCTGCTCCAGTGGTGGAGATGTCGCCACCGTCTCCGGCACCTTCTGGCGAAGAATCTCCTTCTCCGCCTTCCGAAGCTCCCTCTCAGGAAGCTTCTCCTCCTAATAATGGTGTTTCTTCAATTGTGCATGGTGTCGTTGGAACCATTGGAGTTGCTCTTCTTGGTTCATCACTTGTTCTTGCTCTTTGA
- the LOC142519900 gene encoding pectinesterase-like, which translates to MASTTEPLLNTPQKSTFICKFLYTALAFVVLLVSAVFLASNLSKQTQNDVSHICQRALHPETCQDFVSQVDSSASFETKLDTTVILQKLLMKEARLMKNASFHARNLRNQMNEQTEQGALSDCLELLDMSFDRVLDSVKAIRDGTRMSRADARTWLSGVLTNHVTCFDGLKNSSRKSMETFLEDLILRARASLAILATVSEPDTDFAVLSALGGMLLPPWITAMDKTLLETSGNAIKADITVAKDGSGNYKTVAEAVKAAPTNSKTRYVIYVKKGTYKENVEVASNKKNLMIVGDGMDSTTITGDLSVGGGSTTFNSATLAAVGDGFILQDIGIKNTAGAAMHQAVALRLGADKSVINRCRLDAFQDTLYAHSQRQFYKQCYITGTVDFIFGNSAVVFQNCKLAARKPMAKQQNMVTAQGRTDPNQNTATSIQGCDIIASSDLEPVQSSFRTYLGRPWKEYSRTVVMQSNISSVIDPAGWAKWNGDFALKTLYYGEYQNQGAGAGTSKRVDWPGYHVITKSSDAMKFTVKELIQGGDWLGSTGVSYTEGLM; encoded by the exons ATGGCTTCAACAACTGAACCTCTGCTAAATACTCCCCAAAAATCCACGTTCATCTGCAAGTTCCTCTACACAGCTTTAGCATTTGTCGTGCTACTCGTTTCAGCTGTTTTTCTTGCTTCAAATCTTAGCAAACAAACCCAAAACGACGTTTCACATATCTGCCAACGGGCTTTGCATCCCGAGACATGCCAAGATTTCGTTTCTCAAGTTGATTCCAGTGCTAGTTTTGAAACCAAATTAGATACTACGGTCATCTTGCAAAAATTGTTGATGAAGGAAGCTCGTCTCATGAAGAATGCTTCCTTTCATGCTAGAAATTTGAGGAATCAGATGAATGAGCAGACTGAACAAGGGGCTTTGTCTGATTGCCTTGAGCTATTAGACATGTCCTTTGACCGGGTTCTTGATTCCGTCAAAGCTATTAGGGATGGAACCAGGATGTCTCGTGCTGATGCACGAACATGGCTGAGTGGCGTGCTCACTAATCATGTCACCTGTTTTGATGGGctcaaaaattcctcaagaaaATCAATGGAAACCTTTCTCGAGGACCTTATCTTGAGGGCAAGGGCTTCTTTGGCCATTCTTGCCACGGTATCAGAGCCTGACACGGATTTTGCGGTGCTTTCTGCACTTGGAGGGATGCTACTACCTCCCTGGATCACTGCAATGGACAAGACATTGCTGGAGACCTCGGGTAACGCGATAAAAGCTGATATAACCGTTGCAAAAGATGGATCGGGTAATTACAAGACAGTTGCAGAAGCAGTTAAAGCGGCCCCGACCAATAGCAAGACCCGTTACGTGATCTACGTTAAGAAGGGAACGTACAAGGAGAACGTTGAAGTGGCCAGCAACAAGAAGAATCTGATGATTGTTGGAGATGGTATGGATTCAACAACCATCACCGGTGATCTCAGTGTAGGTGGTGGATCCACTACCTTCAACTCCGCCACTCTcg CCGCAGTTGGAGATGGATTTATACTACAAGACATAGGCATAAAAAACACAGCCGGGGCGGCGATGCACCAGGCAGTGGCACTCCGCCTAGGTGCTGATAAATCCGTCATAAACCGCTGCCGCCTCGACGCTTTCCAAGACACACTGTACGCGCATTCCCAAAGGCAATTTTACAAACAGTGCTACATAACGGGAACCGTCGACTTCATATTCGGCAACTCAGCAGTTGTGTTCCAGAATTGCAAACTGGCAGCCCGAAAACCTATGGCTAAGCAGCAAAACATGGTCACAGCACAAGGCCGAACCGACCCGAATCAGAACACGGCCACTTCCATCCAAGGTTGCGACATCATCGCTAGTAGTGACCTCGAACCAGTGCAAAGTTCCTTTCGTACTTACCTAGGCCGTCCATGGAAGGAGTACTCGAGGACCGTGGTCATGCAGTCAAACATCAGCAGCGTCATAGATCCGGCAGGATGGGCGAAGTGGAACGGGGATTTTGCGCTGAAGACTTTGTATTATGGGGAGTACCAGAACCAGGGAGCTGGAGCTGGAACCAGCAAGAGGGTGGATTGGCCTGGATATCATGTTATCACCAAATCGTCTGACGCCATGAAATTTACAGTGAAGGAACTGATTCAGGGCGGGGACTGGTTGGGTTCCACTGGTGTATCTTACACCGAAGGATTGATGTGA
- the LOC142518183 gene encoding protein translation factor SUI1 homolog: MSDFDIQTPTALDPFADANAENSGAGSKDYIHVRVQQRNGRKSLTTVQGLKKEFSYNKILKDLKKEFCCNGTVVQDPELGQVIQLQGDQRKNVSSFLIQAGIVKKEHIKIHGF, translated from the exons atgtctgattttgacatcCAGACTCCTACTGCTCTAG ATCCTTTTGCTGATGCAAATGCTGAGAATTCTGGtgccgggtcaaaggactacaTTCATGTTCGCGTACAGCAGCGGAATGGTCGGAAAAGCCTAACAACTGTGCAGGGTTTAAAGAAAGAGTTCAGCTATAACAAAATCCTTAAGGATCTCAAGAAAGAGTTTTGCTGCAATGGAACTGTTGTTCAGGACCCAGAACTAGGCCAG GTTATTCAACTCCAAGGTGACCAGCGGAAGAACGTTTCTTCCTTTCTTATTCAG GCTGGGATCGTGAAAAAGGAGCATATTAAAATTCATGGTTTCTGA
- the LOC142518182 gene encoding protein CHLORORESPIRATORY REDUCTION 41, chloroplastic, which yields MASSLIQFLHHHINPLTLVHPKLNPQSPVRLDQFSIHCTSNSDPPSTNFTSLSNSTPEDDQFPNPGPTINAEQFPIEKRRRSEIIRDRKSRGGLVKPEPPNFEIGWKRTKPIPLEKPKGYVIMDFLEKLVELMEREYGSTALLAKVGEIVAERAREEAEVLVDEGKVEERMVTELCRVLKLMEMDLAMLKAAVKEDTLNERIQQAKARCRQAILVANSF from the coding sequence ATGGCTTCCAGTCTCATCCAATTTCTCCATCACCACATCAATCCTTTAACTCTTGTGCACCCCAAGCTAAATCCTCAGAGCCCCGTACGTCTTGACCAATTTTCCATCCACTGCACATCAAATTCGGACCCTCCATCAACTAATTTCACAAGCCTCTCCAACTCCACTCCTGAAGATGATCAATTTCCAAATCCAGGCCCCACCATCAACGCAGAACAGTTCCCCATCGAAAAGCGTAGAAGATCAGAGATAATACGAGACAGGAAATCAAGAGGCGGGTTGGTGAAACCCGAGCCTCCGAACTTCGAGATAGGGTGGAAGAGAACCAAACCCATTCCACTGGAGAAGCCAAAAGGGTACGTGATAATGGACTTTCTGGAGAAACTGGTGGAGCTGATGGAAAGAGAGTATGGCTCCACAGCGCTGTTGGCTAAAGTTGGAGAAATAGTGGCGGAGAGAGCTAGAGAAGAAGCAGAAGTGCTGGTGGATGAAGGGAAAGTGGAGGAGCGAATGGTGACTGAACTGTGCAGGGTTTTGAAGCTGATGGAAATGGATTTGGCCATGCTGAAAGCAGCTGTTAAGGAGGATACCTTGAATGAGAGGATTCAACAGGCCAAGGCACGCTGCAGACAGGCAATTCTTGTTGCTAATTCCTTCTGA